A single genomic interval of Camelina sativa cultivar DH55 chromosome 11, Cs, whole genome shotgun sequence harbors:
- the LOC104727197 gene encoding classical arabinogalactan protein 7-like has protein sequence MNSKIIEAFFIVALFATSCLAQAPAPTPTTTVTSPPPAATPSPATTPPPAATPAPTTTPPSTAPSASDVPTASPPAPEGPGVSPGDLAPTPSDAAAPPPNSAFSSKAFVVGTAFAAVVYAVVLA, from the coding sequence atgaattcGAAGATCATCGAAGCTTTCTTCATCGTTGCTCTCTTCGCTACCTCATGCTTAGCTCAAGCTCCAGCTCCTACTCCCACAACCACCGTCACTTCTCCACCACCGGCAGCAACTCCCTCTCCGGCTACAACTCCTCCACCTGCCGCAACCCCTGCCCCCACCACTACTCCTCCGTCCACTGCTCCTTCTGCGTCTGATGTCCCCACAGCTTCTCCACCTGCACCAGAAGGTCCCGGAGTTAGTCCCGGAGATCTAGCCCCGACCCCTTCCGACGCTGCCGCTCCTCCACCTAACTCTGCTTTCTCCAGCAAAGCTTTCGTCGTTGGTACCGCTTTTGCCGCAGTTGTTTACGCCGTCGTTTTGGCTTAG
- the LOC104727195 gene encoding zinc-finger homeodomain protein 1, whose translation MEFEDNTNNNNEEEQEEDMNLHEEEEEDDAVYDSPPLSRGVVKASTESHETTGTTSTGGGGGFMVVHGGGGGSRFRFRECLKNQAVNIGGHAVDGCGEFMPAGIEGTIDALKCAACGCHRNFHRKELPYLHHAPPQQHQPPPPPPGFYRLPAPVSYRPPPSQAPPLQLALPPPQRERSEDPMETSSAEAGGGGVRKRFRTKFTAEQKERMLALAERIGWRIQRQDDEVIQRFCQETGVPRQVLKVWLHNNKHTLGKSPPPLLHHPQPLPPTTAPQSSYHHEQDQP comes from the coding sequence ATGGAGTTTGAAGataacaccaacaacaacaacgaggaGGAGCAAGAAGAGGATATGAATCTtcacgaggaagaagaagaggacgacgCCGTTTACgactctcctcctctctctcgtGGTGTCGTCAAAGCCTCGACAGAAAGTCATGAAACCACCGGAACAACCTCCACAGGCGGCGGAGGAGGATTCATGGTTGTtcacggaggaggaggaggaagcaggTTTAGGTTCCGTGAGTGCCTCAAGAACCAAGCGGTGAACATTGGAGGACACGCGGTGGATGGTTGTGGCGAGTTTATGCCAGCTGGAATCGAAGGTACCATCGACGCGCTGAAATGCGCCGCTTGTGGCTGTCACCGTAACTTCCACCGCAAGGAATTACCTTACTTACACCACGCGCCGCCGCAGCAGCATcagcctcctcctccaccgcctgGTTTTTACCGTCTTCCAGCTCCGGTGAGTTACCGGCCACCACCGTCACAAGCTCCTCCACTTCAGCTCGCTCTTCCTCCTCCAcaaagagaaagatcagaagATCCAATGGAGACTTCTTCTGCTGaagcaggaggaggaggggTTAGGAAGAGGTTTAGGACTAAGTTCACGGCGGAGCAAAAGGAGAGGATGTTAGCTTTAGCTGAGAGGATTGGGTGGAGAATTCAGAGACAAGACGATGAAGTGATTCAGAGATTTTGTCAAGAGACTGGTGTTCCGAGACAAGTTCTTAAGGTTTGGTTACATAACAACAAACACACTCTTGGTAAGTCGCCTCCAccacttcttcatcatcctcagcCTCTTCCTCCTACTACTGCTCCACAGTCTTCGTATCATCATGAACAAGACCAACCATGA